A region from the Acidiferrobacter sp. SPIII_3 genome encodes:
- a CDS encoding YbcC family protein: MIAITDIDKELKARIDKACGRIAPLWPLKSFVAVNPYFGLADQPFWQADVTLKRVAGQGLTMPRAFYKKRIDSGRITRADLAAALRESGSSWDVATLEEAVARPSQAAFAPLALVTDILGELDRQEWPGFVLERISQYCAAYFDEGQALWAMPWREQGLYAGWCAFTRLDRNPRTVGLRGMREAMDDLPDQPARAIGWALRQLAVPEAAIDDYLHAALLSVGGWAGWARYKRWQAELAGGQDDTLRDLLAIRVCWDALLYKLRFSERLKARWYQAMIADAGVAAKAEAQPQISAKETDALLQTAFEIAYQRELIAMLVTVPKVPAPKERAPVHAVFCIDVRSEIFRRAFETVAPKARTGGFAGFFGVLMEYLPLGASAAKGHLPILFNPSYRICEHVAGAILFNPSYRICEHVAGADPEQTKALIAKRHGRLRAADAWKTFKTSASSCFTFVEAAGLLYAPKMFGDSMGWTRTVSHPDAKGLDGDARDQMGPRLASDHGQGDCATGGIPAADRPGAAEFALRNMGLIRDFARLVVLVGHGSTTVNNPQATALDCGACAGQTGEASARIAVALLNDPVTRQGLAEKGIHVPADTVFVAGLHDTTTDEVTLFDTATLPSSHADDLRQLREWFKAAGQVTRMERSAFLGIGGLPEARVDADIKRRTRDWAEVRPEWALANNAAFIAAPRARTARCDLGGRAFLHDYAWRNDVDFKTLTLIMSAPMVVGNWINMQYYGSVVDNVRFGSGNKVLHNVVGGSIGVLEGNGGDLRVGLAMQSLHDGHRWMHEPMRLNVFIEAPQAAMDDVIAGNPLVRQLVENAWLHLFQIDDEGRIHRRGLDRQWRAVTAIAAVPAQS; encoded by the coding sequence ATGATCGCCATCACGGATATCGATAAGGAGTTGAAGGCCCGGATCGACAAGGCCTGCGGGCGTATCGCGCCGCTGTGGCCGCTGAAGAGCTTCGTGGCGGTCAATCCATATTTCGGTCTTGCCGATCAGCCATTCTGGCAGGCCGATGTGACCCTGAAGCGGGTCGCGGGCCAGGGGCTCACCATGCCGCGGGCGTTTTACAAAAAGCGCATCGACAGCGGGCGCATCACGCGCGCGGATCTCGCCGCCGCCTTGCGCGAGTCCGGGAGTTCCTGGGACGTGGCGACCCTCGAGGAGGCGGTCGCCCGCCCATCGCAGGCCGCATTCGCGCCGCTTGCGCTTGTGACCGACATCCTGGGCGAGCTCGACCGTCAGGAGTGGCCGGGTTTCGTGCTGGAGCGCATCAGCCAATACTGCGCGGCCTACTTCGACGAGGGCCAGGCCTTATGGGCGATGCCATGGCGGGAACAGGGCCTCTACGCGGGCTGGTGCGCGTTCACGCGCCTCGACCGGAATCCCCGAACCGTGGGCCTGCGCGGCATGCGCGAGGCGATGGACGACCTCCCCGACCAGCCGGCGCGTGCCATCGGCTGGGCGTTACGCCAGCTTGCGGTGCCGGAGGCGGCAATCGACGACTATCTGCATGCCGCGCTCCTGAGCGTGGGTGGATGGGCGGGGTGGGCGCGCTACAAGCGCTGGCAGGCCGAGCTCGCCGGCGGCCAGGACGACACCCTGCGCGATCTGCTCGCGATCCGCGTGTGCTGGGATGCGCTGCTCTACAAGCTCCGCTTCAGTGAGCGCCTGAAGGCGCGCTGGTATCAGGCCATGATCGCGGACGCCGGTGTCGCCGCCAAGGCCGAGGCGCAGCCACAGATATCCGCCAAGGAGACCGATGCCCTGCTGCAGACGGCCTTCGAGATCGCCTACCAGCGGGAGCTCATCGCCATGCTCGTGACCGTGCCCAAGGTGCCCGCGCCCAAGGAGCGGGCCCCCGTGCATGCGGTCTTTTGCATCGACGTGCGCTCCGAGATCTTCCGGCGCGCCTTCGAGACCGTGGCCCCGAAGGCGCGCACCGGCGGGTTTGCCGGATTCTTCGGGGTGTTGATGGAATACCTGCCGCTGGGCGCATCGGCGGCCAAGGGGCATCTCCCGATCCTTTTCAACCCTTCGTATCGGATATGCGAGCATGTCGCCGGTGCGATCCTTTTCAACCCTTCGTATCGGATATGCGAGCATGTCGCCGGTGCCGACCCGGAGCAGACCAAGGCGCTCATCGCCAAGCGTCATGGGCGGTTGCGCGCGGCCGACGCCTGGAAGACCTTCAAGACCTCGGCCTCGTCGTGCTTTACCTTCGTCGAGGCCGCGGGCCTGCTCTATGCCCCGAAGATGTTCGGCGACAGCATGGGCTGGACGCGCACCGTCTCGCACCCCGACGCCAAGGGGCTGGATGGCGATGCGCGTGACCAGATGGGGCCGAGGCTCGCGAGCGATCATGGCCAAGGGGACTGCGCGACGGGCGGGATCCCGGCCGCGGATCGCCCCGGGGCCGCCGAGTTTGCGCTGCGCAACATGGGCCTGATCCGTGATTTTGCGCGGCTTGTGGTGCTCGTCGGGCATGGCAGCACGACTGTCAACAATCCGCAGGCCACGGCGCTCGATTGCGGGGCATGCGCGGGTCAGACGGGTGAGGCCAGCGCGCGCATCGCCGTGGCGCTGCTGAACGATCCGGTGACGCGCCAGGGCCTCGCTGAAAAGGGCATCCACGTCCCGGCCGACACGGTATTCGTGGCCGGTTTGCACGATACGACCACCGATGAGGTGACGCTATTCGATACCGCCACCTTGCCATCCTCGCACGCCGACGATCTCCGGCAATTGCGCGAGTGGTTCAAGGCCGCGGGTCAGGTCACGCGCATGGAGCGGTCCGCCTTTCTCGGGATCGGCGGCCTGCCGGAGGCGCGCGTGGACGCCGACATCAAGCGGCGCACGCGCGATTGGGCGGAGGTGCGGCCCGAGTGGGCGCTCGCCAACAATGCCGCCTTCATAGCGGCACCGCGCGCCCGCACGGCGCGCTGCGATCTCGGGGGGCGGGCCTTCCTTCACGACTACGCATGGCGCAACGATGTCGATTTCAAGACGCTGACCCTCATCATGAGTGCCCCGATGGTCGTCGGCAATTGGATCAACATGCAGTACTACGGGTCGGTGGTGGACAACGTCCGCTTCGGCAGCGGTAACAAGGTCCTGCATAACGTAGTCGGCGGGTCCATCGGTGTGCTGGAGGGCAACGGCGGAGACCTGCGCGTGGGGCTTGCCATGCAGTCGTTGCATGACGGTCATCGCTGGATGCATGAGCCGATGCGCCTCAATGTCTTCATTGAGGCCCCGCAGGCGGCCATGGACGACGTCATCGCCGGCAATCCCCTGGTCCGCCAGCTGGTCGAGAATGCCTGGCTGCACCTCTTCCAGATCGACGATGAGGGCCGTATTCATCGTCGCGGACTGGATCGGCAATGGCGCGCGGTGACAGCGATCGCGGCGGTCCCCGCGCAATCCTGA
- a CDS encoding proton-conducting transporter membrane subunit, translated as MMIAEMASRLMLVAPWPLLAAGVVVGVGADRHPRLMRAATTGAAWFALACAILAAVAYGLGATQSETYLSLHLPARLGALAVSVDADVLTLIMLTLVAFVGMIVARYSKTYMDGDEHEGRFHRWLALTLGSFLTLIVAGNVWGFWVSWVATSLCLHELLAFYRDRPGAVLAARKKYLLHRLADACLFSAFALIVRALHSAQWAGIGRALAHAAGPLPEGLAVAAALIVVSAILKSAQFPSHGWLIQVMEAPTPVSALLHAGIIYTGAFLVLRASPLMAHIGWAGDVLAGVGLVSIVVASLTMMTMTNIKGALAYSTCAQMGFMLMECGLGLYSIAVLHIIAHSVYKAHAFLSSGSVVEHFRAPKTVVSMAATMGRALLGLAIAVAMVLGVGRAFGVGLVHQPALIVMAAILAVGMTQLLLQALNTREGAMGGLLVRMTGLSALVSVAYFALHLGFVALLGTSVPADPVQVGVAQKVLLGVIGVAFLALLFIQQLLPRLSQTALGRAAYVHFYGGLYADSMLTEFVRGFGPTPGGVAGRRRLLNADPSHEVQS; from the coding sequence ATGATGATCGCGGAAATGGCATCGCGGTTGATGTTGGTTGCGCCCTGGCCGCTCTTGGCCGCGGGCGTTGTCGTGGGGGTGGGCGCCGACCGCCATCCCCGACTCATGAGGGCCGCCACCACCGGCGCCGCCTGGTTCGCGCTCGCCTGCGCGATCCTCGCGGCCGTGGCCTATGGCCTGGGCGCCACCCAGTCCGAGACCTATCTGAGTCTGCATCTGCCGGCGCGCCTCGGGGCGCTCGCGGTCAGTGTCGACGCCGATGTCCTGACGCTCATCATGCTGACGCTGGTGGCCTTCGTCGGCATGATCGTGGCGCGCTACTCGAAGACCTACATGGATGGCGATGAGCATGAAGGACGCTTCCATCGCTGGCTGGCCTTGACGCTCGGGTCGTTTTTGACACTCATCGTGGCCGGCAATGTGTGGGGTTTCTGGGTCTCGTGGGTGGCCACCAGTCTCTGCCTCCACGAGCTCCTGGCCTTTTATCGCGATCGGCCTGGCGCGGTGCTGGCCGCGCGCAAGAAGTATCTGCTCCACCGTCTCGCGGATGCCTGTCTGTTCTCGGCCTTTGCGCTCATCGTGCGCGCGCTCCATAGCGCGCAGTGGGCGGGTATCGGCCGGGCGCTTGCCCATGCCGCGGGCCCGCTGCCGGAGGGTCTGGCGGTGGCCGCCGCCCTCATTGTCGTGAGCGCCATTCTAAAGAGTGCGCAGTTCCCGTCCCATGGCTGGCTCATACAGGTCATGGAGGCACCGACCCCGGTGTCGGCCCTGCTGCATGCCGGCATCATTTACACCGGGGCGTTTCTGGTGCTGCGCGCAAGTCCGCTCATGGCGCATATCGGCTGGGCCGGGGATGTCCTGGCGGGGGTCGGCCTCGTGTCCATCGTGGTGGCCTCGCTCACCATGATGACCATGACCAACATCAAGGGCGCGCTCGCCTACTCCACGTGCGCGCAGATGGGGTTCATGTTGATGGAGTGCGGTCTCGGGCTCTACAGCATCGCGGTCCTGCACATCATCGCGCACTCGGTGTACAAGGCCCATGCCTTCCTGTCGTCGGGCAGCGTCGTCGAACACTTCCGGGCGCCCAAGACCGTCGTGTCGATGGCCGCGACCATGGGGCGGGCCCTGCTCGGACTTGCGATCGCGGTGGCCATGGTGCTCGGCGTTGGCCGCGCGTTCGGTGTCGGGCTCGTGCATCAACCGGCGTTGATCGTCATGGCGGCGATCCTGGCGGTGGGCATGACCCAGCTCCTGTTGCAGGCCTTGAACACCCGTGAGGGCGCCATGGGCGGACTGCTCGTGCGTATGACGGGCCTGAGTGCCCTGGTCTCCGTCGCCTACTTCGCGCTCCACCTGGGCTTCGTCGCCCTGCTGGGCACGAGTGTGCCGGCCGATCCCGTGCAGGTCGGTGTCGCCCAAAAGGTCTTGCTGGGGGTGATCGGCGTGGCGTTCCTGGCCCTGCTCTTCATCCAGCAGTTGTTGCCACGCCTGTCGCAGACCGCCCTGGGGCGTGCCGCCTATGTCCACTTCTACGGCGGTCTCTATGCCGACAGCATGCTGACCGAGTTCGTTCGCGGCTTCGGGCCGACGCCGGGCGGGGTTGCGGGACGCCGCCGGCTTCTGAATGCAGATCCTTCACATGAGGTGCAGTCATGA
- a CDS encoding RNA-guided endonuclease TnpB family protein has product MDEELPTTQALTCKLKLLLDKEQVVAVRRTALAYRNALNHASAVAFANGKMSQGMKLQTLVYQDLRERYGLLSQMACNAPRQVAAAYKTLWERAKSNAAHKAKGWTKRRYKGLDKAPKFTALTVNLNHKRDWSLGKNQTVSISTLNGRIRCRYEGWNRHLDWLEHTADRGITLGAAKLWQDPVSKAWYLLVSVDKALVEKPMDRITTVKGVDLNRRNIAVESNARGKCRFYHGGHQRHLAEHAASTRSALQAKGTRGAKAVLRKLALRERRLNADTAHCVSKAIAEPHAMVGLEWLKDIRNRTERRHSKNASVKRRKANRKVSSWSFADVQAKTAYKTRLSGGVPIWVDADYTSQGCSICGHTGKENRPNNGLLFVCAHCGHTLHADLVAARNISMRTLLIRQDWVRTGRLSAVPEASGDEAKAARLSRYAELRWSLDASSVLIVGRMAH; this is encoded by the coding sequence ATGGACGAAGAATTGCCAACCACACAGGCGTTGACCTGCAAACTGAAACTGCTGCTGGACAAGGAGCAGGTCGTCGCGGTCCGGCGCACGGCATTGGCGTACCGTAATGCCCTGAATCACGCATCCGCCGTGGCTTTCGCCAATGGCAAGATGTCGCAGGGCATGAAGCTGCAAACGCTGGTGTACCAGGATTTGCGGGAGCGGTACGGATTGCTCTCCCAAATGGCCTGCAATGCTCCGCGACAAGTGGCGGCGGCCTACAAGACGTTGTGGGAACGCGCCAAATCCAACGCTGCCCATAAAGCGAAGGGCTGGACCAAGCGCCGCTACAAGGGGCTGGATAAAGCGCCGAAATTCACCGCGCTGACCGTGAATCTGAACCACAAACGTGACTGGTCTCTGGGCAAAAACCAGACGGTCAGCATCAGCACTCTGAACGGCAGAATCCGATGCCGTTACGAAGGCTGGAACCGGCATCTGGACTGGCTGGAGCACACGGCGGATCGGGGAATCACCCTGGGTGCCGCCAAGCTCTGGCAGGACCCGGTCTCCAAAGCGTGGTATCTGCTGGTTTCCGTCGACAAGGCACTGGTCGAAAAGCCGATGGACCGCATCACCACCGTCAAAGGCGTGGATCTGAACCGTCGCAACATTGCGGTGGAATCTAATGCACGCGGCAAATGTCGTTTTTATCACGGCGGGCACCAGAGGCATTTGGCCGAACATGCCGCCAGTACACGGAGTGCGCTGCAAGCGAAGGGCACTCGTGGGGCCAAAGCGGTTTTGAGGAAACTGGCGCTGCGAGAAAGACGGCTGAACGCGGATACGGCGCACTGTGTGAGTAAGGCCATTGCGGAGCCACACGCGATGGTGGGTTTGGAGTGGCTGAAGGATATCCGCAATCGTACCGAGCGTCGTCACTCGAAGAACGCTTCGGTGAAACGGCGCAAGGCCAACCGCAAGGTCAGCAGTTGGAGTTTTGCGGATGTGCAGGCCAAAACCGCGTACAAAACCCGGCTGTCGGGTGGTGTGCCGATTTGGGTGGATGCGGATTACACCAGTCAGGGGTGCTCTATTTGCGGGCACACCGGAAAGGAGAATCGACCCAATAACGGCCTGCTGTTTGTTTGTGCTCATTGTGGTCATACCCTCCATGCCGATTTAGTGGCGGCAAGAAACATCAGTATGCGAACGCTCCTCATCCGGCAAGACTGGGTGAGGACGGGGCGATTGTCAGCCGTCCCTGAAGCATCAGGCGATGAAGCCAAAGCCGCGCGTCTTTCGAGATACGCGGAGTTGCGGTGGAGCCTGGATGCAAGCTCCGTCCTCATTGTGGGCCGCATGGCCCATTAG
- a CDS encoding 4Fe-4S dicluster domain-containing protein, with translation MTWESGKSEKCLGCYPRVESGLPTVCSESCVGRIRYNGIMLYDADAVARAASRPREQDLYQAHLDLFPDPRDPAVIARARRDGVPDSWIEAAQRSPVYKLAVAWRVAFPMHAEFRTLPMVWYVPPLSPVQTAMEQGRLPVGADGLFPDVSALRIPLRYLANLLAAGEEAPIASALKKLIAMRHWQRARHVGATQDPMILAAAGLDATQAEEMYRYLVIADYEDRFVIPTSHQELSREDPRGFQGVNGLNFGNDSGEGTRAPDLFPRRHTQSPEPEFPLAWLPRRKTGERP, from the coding sequence TTGACCTGGGAATCGGGTAAGTCCGAGAAGTGCCTCGGCTGCTACCCGCGCGTCGAATCCGGCCTGCCGACCGTGTGTTCGGAGAGCTGCGTCGGACGTATCCGCTATAACGGCATCATGCTCTATGACGCCGACGCCGTGGCGCGCGCCGCGAGCCGCCCGCGCGAGCAGGACCTCTATCAGGCGCATCTCGATCTCTTTCCAGACCCGCGCGATCCGGCGGTGATCGCGCGGGCGCGCCGTGATGGCGTGCCGGACTCGTGGATCGAGGCCGCGCAGCGCTCGCCGGTCTACAAGCTCGCGGTCGCCTGGCGCGTGGCGTTCCCCATGCATGCGGAGTTTCGGACCTTGCCCATGGTGTGGTATGTGCCGCCGCTCTCGCCGGTGCAGACCGCCATGGAACAGGGGCGCCTGCCGGTTGGGGCCGACGGCCTGTTCCCGGATGTCTCGGCGCTGCGCATCCCGCTGCGCTACCTCGCCAATCTGCTGGCCGCGGGCGAGGAGGCGCCGATCGCCTCGGCCCTGAAGAAATTGATCGCCATGCGCCACTGGCAGCGTGCCCGACACGTCGGCGCGACCCAGGACCCGATGATACTCGCAGCCGCCGGGCTCGACGCCACGCAGGCCGAGGAGATGTACCGCTATCTCGTGATCGCCGACTACGAAGACCGGTTCGTGATTCCGACCAGCCACCAGGAGCTGTCGCGCGAGGACCCGCGCGGCTTTCAGGGGGTGAACGGCCTCAACTTCGGCAATGACTCAGGCGAAGGCACGCGCGCGCCCGACCTCTTTCCGCGGCGGCATACGCAAAGCCCGGAACCGGAATTCCCGCTCGCGTGGCTGCCGCGACGCAAGACCGGCGAGCGCCCATGA
- the narJ gene encoding nitrate reductase molybdenum cofactor assembly chaperone: protein MNAALQSPGYRALAALLEYPDAAFRSRLPELRAALAAPGFAADERSALEGVGAWMADSDGLELEALYVRTFDLDAQADLHLTSHLGTDGDRNRGPDLIRLASHFEEAGWALATRELPGYLPVVLEFAATLDETAARDLLNGAHEALLAITARLEELASPYLPVLRLIVRRGAPDRPLAQPVENAS, encoded by the coding sequence ATGAACGCCGCGCTGCAAAGCCCCGGCTATCGCGCCCTGGCGGCACTCCTCGAGTACCCGGACGCGGCCTTCCGGTCCCGTTTGCCGGAACTGCGGGCGGCGCTGGCCGCCCCGGGCTTCGCGGCCGATGAGAGAAGCGCCTTGGAGGGCGTCGGGGCATGGATGGCGGACAGCGATGGCCTGGAGCTGGAGGCCCTCTATGTGCGCACCTTCGATCTCGACGCCCAGGCCGACCTGCATCTGACCTCGCACCTGGGCACCGACGGCGACCGCAATCGCGGGCCCGACCTGATCCGGCTCGCGAGCCATTTCGAGGAGGCCGGATGGGCGCTTGCCACCCGCGAGTTGCCGGGCTACCTGCCGGTCGTACTCGAATTCGCGGCAACGCTTGACGAAACGGCCGCGCGCGACCTGCTCAACGGCGCGCACGAGGCGCTTCTTGCCATCACCGCGCGCCTCGAGGAACTGGCGAGCCCCTATCTGCCGGTGCTGCGGCTCATCGTGCGCCGCGGGGCGCCGGACAGGCCGCTGGCACAGCCCGTGGAGAACGCGTCATGA
- the moaA gene encoding GTP 3',8-cyclase MoaA, translated as MTAGASVRADGIDDHEAARPAPLIDRFGRRFTYLRVSVTERCHLRCEYCASPGDNGTDAEILRPAQFDRLLAVFRGLGARHVRFTGGEPLLAAHLNGRIAHARALGFARVSLTTNGHLLARKAAGLAAAGLHDVNVSLDSLDPTRFTRITGGGDLRRVLAGLDAARRVLARVKLNVVLLRDQNLREWPGLVAFAITHGYDIRFIEAMPLGEAGAATVARSHVDTTAVRGELARRYRLRELTPVPDHGPARRFAVAGSTIEIGFISPLSQEFCASCNRLRLTSRGRLVYCLGHAQGLDLRAALAQGLDDEALTALIREQVARDKPRGHEFGSDAHTVPVRMMAIGG; from the coding sequence ATGACGGCCGGCGCGAGCGTCCGTGCCGACGGCATCGACGATCACGAGGCCGCCCGACCCGCGCCGCTCATCGACCGCTTCGGCCGACGGTTCACCTATCTGCGGGTGTCCGTGACCGAGCGCTGCCACCTGCGCTGTGAGTATTGCGCGTCGCCGGGCGACAACGGCACGGATGCGGAGATCCTGCGGCCCGCGCAATTCGACCGCCTGCTCGCGGTGTTCCGGGGTCTCGGCGCGCGCCACGTCCGCTTCACGGGCGGCGAGCCGCTGCTCGCCGCCCATCTTAACGGTCGCATCGCCCACGCCCGGGCCCTGGGCTTTGCGCGCGTAAGCCTCACCACCAACGGCCATCTGCTCGCGCGCAAGGCCGCGGGACTGGCGGCCGCCGGCCTCCACGACGTGAATGTGAGCCTAGACAGCCTCGACCCCACGCGCTTTACACGCATCACCGGCGGCGGCGACTTAAGGCGTGTGCTCGCGGGCCTGGATGCCGCCCGGCGGGTCCTGGCACGCGTCAAACTGAACGTCGTGCTGCTGCGTGATCAGAATCTCCGCGAGTGGCCCGGCCTCGTCGCGTTCGCGATCACCCACGGGTATGATATTCGCTTCATCGAGGCCATGCCGCTCGGGGAAGCGGGGGCCGCAACCGTCGCGCGCAGCCATGTCGACACGACGGCCGTCCGCGGTGAACTCGCCCGGAGATACCGGCTGCGAGAGCTCACTCCGGTGCCCGACCACGGCCCGGCGCGGCGTTTCGCGGTGGCCGGCAGCACGATTGAAATCGGCTTCATAAGCCCCTTGAGCCAGGAGTTCTGCGCAAGCTGCAACCGGCTGCGGCTCACATCGCGCGGCCGGCTCGTCTATTGTCTCGGGCATGCGCAGGGTCTGGACCTGCGCGCGGCGCTCGCCCAGGGGCTCGACGACGAAGCCTTGACAGCCCTCATCCGCGAGCAGGTCGCGCGCGACAAGCCACGCGGGCACGAATTCGGGTCGGACGCGCACACGGTACCGGTACGGATGATGGCGATCGGTGGCTGA
- a CDS encoding tellurite resistance/C4-dicarboxylate transporter family protein, with translation MGQDTNKGAEHAGGVRQMAQAGLRELFPGYFALVMATGIISLACGMLGLPVLAQALFRLNIINYAVIAALMVARLIRYPRLMLADLTDHSRGPGFFTSIAGSCVLGTQFVVIGHDSPMAWVLWGVGVALWFMVIYAFFAAVTAMRGVKPDLETGINGAWLIAIVGTQSVAILSTLLLPTAGTYETALTTFALIMYLMGCMLYLTIIPLILYRFTFFRLTPAELTGPYWINMGAVAITTLAGAILILNAGRSPLLTTLLPFLKGLTLYFWATATWWIPLLLILGVWRHLYRRFPLRYSPQYWGMVFPLGMYTACTTRLSQAVNLPLLAPATPYLLAIALLAWGLTFAGLVHELVRDLGRARLPESPAPHG, from the coding sequence ATGGGACAGGACACGAACAAAGGGGCGGAGCATGCGGGTGGCGTGCGGCAGATGGCGCAGGCCGGCCTGCGGGAGCTGTTCCCGGGATATTTCGCGCTGGTCATGGCCACCGGGATCATATCGCTGGCCTGTGGCATGCTCGGCCTGCCGGTCCTGGCGCAAGCGCTCTTTCGGCTTAACATCATCAACTACGCGGTGATCGCCGCGCTCATGGTCGCGCGCCTGATCCGTTACCCGCGGCTCATGCTCGCCGACCTCACCGACCACAGCCGCGGCCCGGGGTTTTTCACATCGATCGCCGGCAGTTGCGTCCTCGGCACCCAGTTCGTGGTCATAGGACACGACAGCCCCATGGCATGGGTCCTATGGGGCGTGGGCGTCGCCCTGTGGTTCATGGTCATATACGCGTTCTTCGCGGCCGTGACGGCCATGCGCGGGGTCAAGCCCGACCTCGAGACCGGGATCAACGGCGCCTGGCTCATCGCCATCGTCGGCACGCAGTCGGTCGCCATTCTGAGCACCCTGCTCCTGCCCACCGCCGGGACCTATGAGACGGCGCTCACGACCTTCGCGCTCATCATGTATCTCATGGGCTGCATGCTGTATCTCACCATCATCCCGCTGATCCTGTACCGCTTCACCTTCTTCCGGCTGACACCGGCCGAGCTCACGGGGCCCTACTGGATCAACATGGGGGCGGTGGCGATCACGACGCTGGCCGGCGCCATCCTGATCCTGAACGCCGGGCGCTCGCCGCTCCTGACCACGCTCCTGCCGTTTCTGAAGGGGCTCACCCTGTACTTCTGGGCGACCGCCACCTGGTGGATCCCCTTGCTCCTGATCCTCGGTGTCTGGCGCCATCTGTATCGGCGCTTCCCGTTGCGCTACAGCCCGCAATACTGGGGCATGGTGTTCCCGCTCGGCATGTACACGGCGTGCACAACGCGCCTCTCCCAGGCCGTCAACCTGCCCTTGCTCGCACCCGCAACACCCTATCTGCTGGCGATCGCGCTCCTTGCCTGGGGTCTCACCTTCGCGGGACTCGTCCATGAGCTCGTGCGCGACCTCGGTCGGGCACGCCTGCCGGAATCACCTGCGCCTCACGGCTGA
- the tnpA gene encoding IS200/IS605 family transposase gives MTSFYSATMTPQTLGNTGHQSIDNRNYHLVLVTKYRRKCMTGPMRDRLETLGRNTAAKWECKVLEFNGEADHVHRLLALTPKVLPSAFVNNRKTVTSRLLGKEFADHLKRYYWSKPVFWSRSYCILTVGGAPLSVLKQYRGHAAHNVKQQEGRNDHPLGECAAHCRPNGRCHPLNRRAVTGGALRRFLVGMPIARHPPPPPPQELPTTTGRGQVHVGKGSGLENARETTRENGEQRGVGGGGNSRLAGAALARPCPESAPTQGEQAKKTNR, from the coding sequence ATGACGTCATTCTATTCGGCCACCATGACCCCGCAAACCCTCGGAAACACCGGGCATCAGAGTATTGATAATCGGAACTATCATTTGGTTCTGGTCACGAAATATCGCCGCAAGTGCATGACCGGCCCCATGCGGGACCGGCTGGAGACCCTTGGCCGTAACACGGCGGCAAAATGGGAGTGCAAGGTGCTGGAATTCAACGGTGAAGCGGATCATGTCCATCGGCTCCTGGCCCTGACGCCCAAGGTGTTGCCATCCGCCTTTGTGAATAACCGCAAAACGGTCACCAGCCGCTTGCTGGGCAAGGAATTTGCCGACCATCTGAAGCGGTATTACTGGAGCAAGCCCGTATTCTGGAGTCGCAGTTATTGCATCCTCACCGTGGGTGGTGCGCCACTGTCCGTGCTCAAACAATACAGGGGCCATGCGGCCCACAATGTCAAACAGCAGGAAGGCCGGAATGATCACCCGTTGGGCGAGTGCGCCGCTCATTGCCGGCCGAATGGCCGGTGCCACCCCCTGAACCGCCGCGCGGTTACAGGCGGAGCACTGCGGCGCTTTCTGGTAGGAATGCCGATTGCTCGGCACCCCCCGCCGCCCCCGCCACAGGAGTTGCCGACCACAACCGGACGCGGCCAAGTCCACGTCGGCAAAGGAAGTGGCCTCGAGAATGCTCGCGAGACCACCAGAGAAAATGGAGAGCAGAGAGGCGTCGGCGGGGGCGGAAACTCGAGGTTGGCCGGGGCGGCGCTCGCGAGGCCATGCCCTGAATCCGCGCCAACGCAGGGGGAACAGGCGAAAAAAACCAACCGATAA